tctttctttgtttttatcctccatgtcgatgtcacacacgcgcactgaacactctctccaaacatattgacaagccccgcccctttctgctcattggctacacgtttgttttgatttttgttttgatttttttatgtttattattcggcccgactctgttttctgaagcatttctaaaaaatcggagaccctgcctttaatttgTGATCGGTATTTTGAGCATTTTATTCTAAATGAGGATTTTTGATGTCCTTCTGGTTGTATATTAGTGTTTGAGCATAGATCTGTGTTGTGTGGTTCtctgtgttttgtatttgttaaatgtcttattttttCCCTCATAGGTTTACAGTGTAAATCAAACCATTTTTCTTACTCTTGATGTTCCTTATGAATATTCCTAGAGCTTTTGAGGTTAGATAATGTTGCCAAATAATCTAGTATTTAATTTCTCCACAGCCAGATTCACGCCGTCTATATCGTGAGGTTATTTAGTTAGTTGTTTACGAGTGAGCTTTCTTTAGGTTGGATGATTGCTGTCCCATATTTTCCTGTGCTATCTATCTCTCACTCAccgtctatctgtctttctgtctctcttgtcACCACGGTCCAAAATCCCCTTGAAAAACCCAGTGGTTTAAAGTCTCTGTATTAATTTGAAATTTGCAAATACTTGTGAATCATTATTCACTGGGAAATagagggaaaaacaaaaaggtgtttccagaaagaaagacaggttACCATTTTGACTCCAAGACGTTGTAGTGGTGAAAAGACCCATGACAAGCACCCGAGTGAAATCACCCACGCTTCCTGTGAGGGTCGTGTGCCACTTGTTCTGATCTTGAATGTCTGTACATAACCCATGAGCTCAGTATAAGAggaagtgtgcgtgtgtgtgtgtgtgtgtgtgtgtgtgtgtgtgtgtgtgtgtgtgtgtgtgtgtgtgtgtgtgtatgtgcgtgtttgtgtaggCATGTGGTGGAGGTGTGTTGTAATCGTTGCAATACACAATGTTCAGAATGTATAACTTTGTGGTTTCTTTGTGGGGAAcaattcatttctatttttttcctcttctactTTTTTAACCAGAGAGACAGAACAGAGTGCCTCATGTGGTAGTCTGTGGGTCGCTAACTAAAGGGCACAGACCTTTTCCTCAGGAAAAGGAAACGTAGGATGTATTGATTTGAACCCATTAAGAAATCAGCAGTCTTGTGAGGTTTTGTATAAATTTGTGCCCCATTCTGCACTATAAGCCAAGTAAAGAGTCTTACAGTAACATCAGGGTGTCAGTATAACACCACATTGAACAAGTGATTCATATTTGattcaaacacacatctgtttgGAGAAGCAAGGACGGCGTTTCCAACACGACACAACAATGACGAGGAATCGAAACCGCATAAAGCTTTGACGTCCCTTACACTTTTACGCACATGTAACCAATGATAATCACAGTTTGAATAGATGTGTGTCTACCGTTATATCCGAGTTTAAAGCAGAGCTGTAGTCGTGTGGTTTCGTTCTTACTATCGATATATCGCCTATCTGGTGATCGACACCAACACTGTGGCAATTTTATTGGCTACGTTTCCAAAGAAGTTCATGTAGAACCTGATTAACATGGAAACAGATGAGCTTTAGTCTCTAACTAAACCACCTACAGGATGGAATAACAAGCGAGTCATaagtctctgtctatctctatctctatctcactttctctctctccagctctctcactttttctcactctctctctctctctcaaatcaAATCGCTGAGCTTTATTagcatgactgtggtgtttacGGTGTTGCATAAGTATTGGTTTATGGATCAATAAACATCAAGAGATGAAGgtagaaagataaaaaaacaataatagtagtaataatcaGAACAATAACAGtattaaaattcaattaaacaGATACAAAATTTATAGACTACattattaagaataaaataatgttatggggggggggggggcacggtggcttcacacctccagtgttgggggttcgattcccgcctccgcctcgtgtgtgtggagtgttctctccatgcctcgggggtttcctctgggtactccggtccAATAATCTAtgcatttctctttcttttttgttataatTTGATTGGGTCTAATTGTGTAGTTCCGAGTGTCCTGAGGCTGTAAGTCTCAGAATGAGGAGGCAGAAAGGGCTTCTATCAACTCTCAGTTCTTAGTAGTTCAGGGCTTTGTGACAGAAGGAGAAGGAGATGTGCTCGCTTGATGTGGTGAAGGTCTTGTTTTAGGATATTTTATATTGGGGATACTGGATATTTCAATCGTGTATGCAGAGTTTGGGTTTTTCTCTGCACCTGTAGGAGGCTTTTGCAGGATTTTAATTTGATGTTTGTTCCATTTTGCCCAATCTGGACCCCACACCTCAGTGCTATACAGCGCAATGGGTTCTATTACTGACTATTATTTCTGTGGAAGTACGTtatgtgttcatgttgtgtgtgtgtgtgtatgtgtgcgtgtgtgtgtgcgtgtgtgtgtgtgcgcgcgcgtgtgtgtgtgttcatggtatgagtgtgtgtacacagtatgttcatggtgtgtgtgtatatgttcatggtgtatgtgtgtatgttcatggtgtgtgtgtatgttctttatggtgtgtgtgtatgtgtgtgtatatttatggtgtgtgtgtgtgtgtgtgtgtgtgttcttcatggtgtgtgtttctgtgtgtgtgtgtgtgtgtgtgtgtgtgtgtgtgtgtgtgtgtgtgtgtgtgtgtgtgtatgttcattgtgtgtgtgttcatggtgtgtgtgtgtacgttctttatggtgtgtgtgtgtgtgtgtgtgttcttcatggtgtgtgtttctgtgtgtgtgtgtgtgtgtgtgtgtgtgtgtgtgtgtgtgtgtgtgtgtgtatgttcattgtgtgtgtgtgttcatggtgtgtgtgtgtacgttctttatggtgtgtgtgcatgttcatggtgtgtgtgtgtatgttcattgtgtgtgtgtgtgttcatggtgtgtgtgtatgtatgttcattgtgtgtgtgtgtgtgtgtgtgtgtgtgtgtgtgtgtgtgtgtatgttcatggtgtttgtgtatatcttcattgtgtgtgtgtgtgtgtgtgtgtatgttcatggtgtttgtgtatatcttcattgtgtgtgtgtgtgtgtgtgtgtgtgtgtgtgtgtgtgtgtatgttcaatgtgtgtgtttgtgtgtgtatgtatgtatgttcatggtgtgtgcaGGACACTTGGTCCCTTGTTGTTTCTCAGGATTTCTCAGACACATACTTTGCAGTGAggtctcgctctttctctctctctctctctctctctctctctctctctctctctctctctctctctctctctctctctctctcactctctctctctctcactctctctctctctctctcactctctctctctaatcctCTATCTCATTAGTTTCTCATCACTAATCAGTAACACAGACTGAATAGAACAACAGAAATGATCACCAACatatgcaaaaatatttattgaatcTGAATTAACAAATGGAAGAATATAAATCAGAGGAAATACTTTAGCGTGGTTAAGGCCTCGGATTTTGGCCTCGTAATGGCCAAAAGACCCGATACATCACTGTTAACAGCAGGCGCTTTCACAGCAAACCAAAGGCAACTGTGGCAGAAAAAATTCTTGAAGAAGACATAAGGAAGAGATCATGAGAGGAAGCTGACTCGGACGGCCCACCTTCTTCTTCTGAGTGACACCGGATAGGAATCATTACACTGATTGGATTGATTCTGTCCTAAGGAGGTGAACATCCTGTGTGACAAACACACCATGAATTCCCTCCATGCTGTCAAGTCATTATATAATCAGCATTCATTCATTGCGATTGTCCTGGCAGAGTTCTCCGCTTGAGTTCGACCTTCCTTTACGTAGCCTGTTCTTTTCGGCTGCTGCCAGAAAAGCCAGGTAAAAAACACCAACGAACACAAACGTTAGGAAGTTCACCACAATAGAGGCCTTATGCTGGAAACGTCATGCTCATTGCGGTAATCGCACAAGTGCGTAATTAGgaacacattctcacacactgcGTGTTTGTGCACAAGTGGGAGGAGGCTCAGGGATCaaccaggtttttttttgttttttaaccagCTCCAGGGAGTAGTTGTTGGATTTCCTACTTATATTTTCCTGCCAGAGATTGTGATTCAAGGACAAGAGGCTTTGTGTCATACAGACagaataaagcttttttttagatgtcgattttcttttattcctttccaaaaaatttatttaaccaGAAAGTAATGTGTCCGAAAAActtctaaaaatatatagttttctaaaaaaaaaaaaaaaaaaagaattgttagTGTTGATTAAATTACTAAGCGGGTTCTGATCCCACATTTTGTGTGGAAACTAAAAACAGCGATCGGATTCAGAATCAATAAATCCAAAGAAATAAAACTATATTCGGTTCAATTCAATacgattttatttgtatagcgattTTAACGATCAAAATTTCACTAAATGTATCAAttcatccctaatgagcaaaaaaaaaaaaaaactccctgagatgatatgaggaagaaaccctgagacTCAAAGGAAACttatcctcatctgggtgacatcattttctttctataaCTGAGTGCAAGAATCATTTATACTGAACAAGATTAACATTATATTccaaaccccagcactgccaagctgctcttgctgggcccttgagcaaggcccttaaccctctctgctccggggacgctgtatcatggctgaccctgtgctctgaccccaacttcctaagCTGGTATGtgcaaagaaataaatggatttGCAAATGTACATTTCACAAATATAATCTTCATCttctggggaaaaaatcatGTCCTCCTTCTGCAGTAAACCTCCGGATCTCTCAGCTACCGTCTTAATATATCCGTATGTATAAAGATGTATAAAGATCTAACAGAAATgttcaagaagaaaaagaaagcgcACAATTCTGATTGGCTAATCCTGTTTTTCACAACACTAGCAAGTAACCAATAAAATTGTATCATTACAACGATTAAACAAACTAAAGGACACGTGATTAAATGCAAAGGACTCCTAACGCCTGCTCTGTTTGTCATTAATTGGCCCGGTTTGTGTACGAATTAATTATCTGACGTGTTTATAATCGACTGTGCTGTAAGTGTGATATTAAACACTCAAATAAACATTTGGACCGGTCTTAAAATATCCCCTACGTTTATGGTTTACTCATCATGTCACatgatttttgttgttttccagATGTCATAGTCAtatgaggaacacacacacccacgcacacacacacacacgcacacacacgttccaGTTactataaataagtaaaatatgcCACCACACCCTCTTCATTGCTAACAATCAGAGCTAATTATTTTGTCTCGACCGTCTGTCCGTCATTAATCCGCTTCAGCTTTTCACTAACGCTCCTTAAGTATTCAGGTCTTTTGAGAACCTTAATCACTCTGAACGCTCTTAAAAGCCCGTAATCGTAATCGCTGACGTCAACCACCGAtttaccccccacccccagcttTTATCAGCCGTTAGCTGTAAACAATAGTGCAACAAACCCAAACCTCGGCTGTCCAGCATGACAACCGATGGCCGCTTAAACACGGTGAAGCTCCAACGTGGGaggacacaaagaaaaaagagcGAAAAGAGTGGAGTAGAAGGGGGATTACACGACCTCTCAGGTCAGACCAGACACTGAGGTGAAAGCCTTTCTCCCACAAACCCTCGAATGCTCCCAAAGCTCCATGGCAATGTGTGATTATATGAGCTCACAGAGGCCAAGGTTCAGCTGTGACCTAGAGATACAGAATGAAGCAGGAATTTCAGGGtcactctttatttttttcacacattcCGGCATGTTTTATCCTGAGATTTAATCAACGGTAGCTATAAACAGCTCGAGGACTGTTCTTACTCAAGGATGCTCCTTTATAAGGTCGAGTTTGAACCCTGAACCAGAAGAACGTGATCAAACttttctcatcacacacacactcaataaaTTTTAACTGACAAGTCTCGTCATTGATATAAATCCGTTTACGCTACGTCTGTGTGACAGTAAATGAgtggaggggggaaaaaatctgccATGCATCAGAATCTTTATAAACTTTAGAATCATGGAGACAGATCAGAGGTAAAAatatcacatacacatatacagaataaaccaccaccattttattttttttatattatagttttctgatatactgtacttgatgtatatatttatttatttacttattatatttaccttcgggggcacggtggttagcacattcacctctcacctccagggtcgggggttcgattcccgcctccgccttgtgtgtgtggagcttgcatgttctccccgtgcctcgggggtttcctccgggtactccggtttcctccccagatccaaagacatgcatggtaggttgattggcatctctggaaaattgtccgtagtgtgtgagtgtgtgtgtgaatgagagtgtgtgtgtgtgtgtgtcctgcgatgggttggcactccgtccagggtgtatcctgcctcgatgcccgatgacgcctgagataggcataggctcctcgtgacccgagaagtttggataagcggtagaaaataaatgaatgaatgaatatttaccttttgagagatgattcgctgtggtgacccctgaaAGGAAAAGCGAAAAAAACGAAGATATTATATTGACCTTTTACGTACcttatctttatttctttatcttgttagcttttatttttattcattcattcatttatttatttgaacacCAAGACATTTCTGTGTcctaatgtttatttttgagcGTAATCGTGTCACGTCTCTTCGATATATGTAAAAGCTGCCATAATTCAATTATTATTGGTCAGGTTACGATTAGGTTACTAGATGTACGATTCTGTCATGTCTCATAACCAGTATGCATTTAGGACATTTGTCAGACCCGATATAGCTTATAGACGTTATATTGCTTAAGGGCCCAGTAGTAAAAGCTCATCAGTGCTAATTTAAACTCATGAGTAGTCCAATGTCTCAGCCTCTGGGCTAAAACTACACAATTCTagtttatgtacacacacacacacatacacacacacatacacacacacatacacacacacatacacacacacatacacacacacatacacacacacatacacacacacatacacacacacatacacacacacatacacacacacatacacacacacacacacacacacacacacacacacacacacacacacacacatacacacacacatacacacacatacacacacacacacacacacagacacacacacagacacacacacagacacatacacagacacatacacacatacatatatatacacacacacacacacacacacacatacacacacacacatatatatatacacacacacacacacacacacatacacacacacacatatatatatacacacacacacacacacacacacacacacacacacacacacacacacacacacacacacacacacacgtaacggtttaaaaatgtgttttgggTGATTTCTTATCCTGACATCCTGAGCTTCCTTCAGTCTTTATTTCTAGAGTAAACGTAACTACGAAGCAGCTAAAACCGAACAAGTTATTTCaggaaaaatgaatgaacaccATCTACGCAAACGAGTCGGTGTAGGAGGTGTGAAGTGAGAACACGCAACACAAAACtgatattacacatttattcagagtcgttttttttttttttttgaaaaacaaaaagacatggATGAATACACaatataccaaaaaaaaagacacttaaAAAAATGCCCTTGATCAACAATAAacttacaaaattacaacaGAAATCCCTTCATTttgtagatataaaaaaaaataacaaaaagcaacaaaaaaataaataaataaattacgaAACTGATTATGTACAAGACGGATGATTGATGTCCGaacgtaatttttttttttaccggcACAAAGTAGCAGtactgaaaacacacagacactaacactcTGTGCTTGCTTTGGTGTTGCACACTGGGAGTTTTGGTCCCAAACTTTTGTTATTTCTTCTTGGACTTTGGGTGTTTGCGTGTCTTAGACGACTCATCGATACGCCTCTCGTCCTACGTGATGCACGTCCGAAAATAAGACATGGGAAATGTCGGCTTTCTGACCGTATAATACCATCAGGAATTGTCCAGTACAACAAAACGCAACTTCAACTAACTCGTATTTACAGTCAGGGAAAAATTCTCAGTTCTGGTTATTCATCGAGCAGTTAATTCATACTGTAACAGTTAACTGGTTTTCTAATACGACTCGGTGTCAGGTTTTATGATACAAAGGCACGTTCCTGGTGTCTGGTCTGCAGTCTttggctctgtgtgtgagagttttttttttgctgagtgGATTACAGTttgctctcctcctcctctagAGCTCGGTTCAGACCGGGGATGTATTTGAGCAGCCTGCGTCTGATGCTTGTGCGTTTAGGTTTCCTCTGCAGCGAACTGAAAGCACCACTCTGCTGCTTTTCTTCGGCAGGCGCCGCCGACGAAGACGGTGCCGCCGATGAAGAGCCCCTCAGGTAGCTGCGTGTGCTAGCGCTGCGGGTCAGCGACGTCTTGGCCGAGGCGAAGAATTCGCTTGTGGGCCGGAGCAGCCGGTTACGTGTGCGCTGAGGTTTGTCCTCGAGGGTGACGGAGCCGTCGCTGACGTCATCGCCGTCTGCTTTGCTGTTGCCGGGTTGGTAGATGCAGGTCTGGTAGAGCGGGTCGTCCTCGCTCAGGTGGCTGGCGCTGCTGTTGGTGCTGCCCGTGAGACGGAGCGAGCGAGCGGACAGGGGGCTCGGAGTGCCCAGGCTGCCGTACAACCCGGCCGACTCCAGGGACTCGTACACGGCTACGTCGCTCATCACGATGCCTgggagaagagagaaaatactttaggggaaaaaaactcCCACAAGGTCACATCTTTACCACCAATCTCATACATTTACCCTGTTTAATCTTTATAATAGGAAGATTTAATAGTAAAGTTTTGCTAGCACAAAAGTTCGTATCCTCCAgggttttaaatagaaaatgatacgtaaaaatgtgatgttttcttttctttaattttagcATTATTTTCTCAAACACTCCCTTAGACACCATGTATCTGTCTAACTTACTGATGATAAATGATCCTGACACATGAAGGAAAATTCTGCGTTTTAAGTGTTGTGCATCAGTGTACATGCATTCTGTTCATTTCCTTTGCTATTAATCTCACCTCGGAAAGCTGAATGTGTACATGTGAGGTGTGAACACACAAACCCCTACATCTACACTTatacaaacctcacacacacacacacacacacacacacacacccctacatcTACACTTAtacaaacctctctctctctcacacacacacacacacacacacacacacacacacaaacctctacATCTACACTTATACaaacctctctcacacacacacacacacacaaacccctacATCTACACTTatacaaacctcacacacacacacacacacacacacacacacacacacacacacacacacacacacacacacacacacacacacacacacccctacatcTACACTTATAcaaacctctctctcacacacacacacacacaaacctctacATCTA
This DNA window, taken from Tachysurus fulvidraco isolate hzauxx_2018 chromosome 23, HZAU_PFXX_2.0, whole genome shotgun sequence, encodes the following:
- the tamalin gene encoding general receptor for phosphoinositides 1-associated scaffold protein isoform X2; its protein translation is MKNAGLQKWKPLTLPPEPERKTVLLEKKEDESFGFELQTYGLHHQDENSVELCTFVCKVHEDSPAKLAGLKVGDTIASINETSVEGFRHRDIVQLIRSSGDSVRLEMVYSDTIRKAELEARLQFLKQSLHEKWDEYRSLMVQEQRLVHGIVMSDVAVYESLESAGLYGSLGTPSPLSARSLRLTGSTNSSASHLSEDDPLYQTCIYQPGNSKADGDDVSDGSVTLEDKPQRTRNRLLRPTSEFFASAKTSLTRSASTRSYLRGSSSAAPSSSAAPAEEKQQSGAFSSLQRKPKRTSIRRRLLKYIPGLNRALEEEESKL